The genomic interval GTCATAGCGCATCGTCTCGGCCGCGGTGAGGAACTCCCGGTACGGCAGCACGAGCGCGGCGGCGAAATAGTTCGCCAATCCGACCCGCATCAGGATCTGCGTCTGAAGGTCGGCGACGTTTTCCGCCTCGATGATTTCGTCGATGACGTCGGCGAATTCCAGAAGTGCGATCTGGGCGCCCATCCGGATCGCCCGCTGGCCCGAGCGCAGCGACGTCGACAGGTGCAGGGTGCGGGTCTCCGGCCGGTAGCGGTGCAGGTCGCCGGCGAGCGAGTCGGGGTCCTGCCGGACTATCCGGACGCCGTGCCGGCCGGCCAGCCGGTCGCTCAGCGCGGCCCGGGTCTCGCCCCGGCGGATCCCGATCTGCGCCGCCAGCGCCTCGGCCGCCTCGTCCAGCTCCGGGACGTAGTTCTGTCGCCGGTAGAAGAAGTCGCTGACCTGGTCGTGCGGGCTGCGACCCGGCACCAGCTCGCGGTCGCCGAGCACCTCGGCGAGCTGGTCGTCGACCTGCCGGTAGCGCCGGTAGAGGTCGATCACCGCCTCGGCCACCTCGGGCAGCTTGCCGGCGAGTTCCGTGAGGTCGGGCAGGCTGGCCCGGGTCGGCAGCGCCTCGCGCAGCTCGGCGACCAGCCGGGGCGTGTCGTGCGGCGCGAAGTAGGCGGTGTCGACGCCGAAGACCTCGGTGATCCGGATCAGCACCGGGACGGTCAGCGGGCGGGAGTCGTGCTCGATCTGGTTGAGATAGCTGGGCGAGATGGCGAGCTGCCGGGCCAGCTCGATCTGGTTGATGCCGTGCTCCTCGCGCAGCCGGCGCAGCCGCGCACCCGCGAACGTCTTGGCCACGGCGCCTCCCTCCGCCCGGATCCCGTCACATTAACACAACTGTAAAGAAGCACATTCACAACTTCGCAGAATGGGGATCCGACTTTTCAATAGTTGGCTGTTTCCGTGTCTCGACCCGTCGGCGGAGAGCGTGCCACAGTTTCGCCAAGTCCTGATTGGCGGCGAGTTGCCGACCGTCGACCCCAACCTCGGAGGAGACTTCCATGAGCACGCCGGCAGAGCGGTTGCGTACCGAATGGGCCACCGACCCGCGTTGGCGGGGCGTCGAGCGGGCCTACGACGCGGACGAGGTCGTCCGGCTGCGTGGCGTCGTACAGGAGCAGCACACCCTCGCCGACCGGGGGGCGCGGCGGCTGTGGGAGCTGCTGCACCGGGAGGACTTCGTGCCGGCGCTCGGCGCGCTCACCGGCAACCAGGCGGTGCAGATGGTCCGGGCCGGGCTGAAGTCGATCTACCTCTCCGGCTGGCAGGTCGCCGCCGACGCCAACCTCTCCGGGCACACCTACCCGGACCAGAGCCTCTACCCGGCCAACTCCGTCCCGGCGGTGGTGCGCCGGATCAACAACGCGCTGCTGCGCGCCGGTCAGATCGAGACCGCCGAGGGTCGCCGTACCGAGGGCGACGACGCCGGGATCGACTGGCTCGCCCCGATCGTCGCCGACGCCGAGGCCGGGTTCGGC from Plantactinospora sp. BC1 carries:
- a CDS encoding short-chain fatty acyl-CoA regulator family protein, with product MAKTFAGARLRRLREEHGINQIELARQLAISPSYLNQIEHDSRPLTVPVLIRITEVFGVDTAYFAPHDTPRLVAELREALPTRASLPDLTELAGKLPEVAEAVIDLYRRYRQVDDQLAEVLGDRELVPGRSPHDQVSDFFYRRQNYVPELDEAAEALAAQIGIRRGETRAALSDRLAGRHGVRIVRQDPDSLAGDLHRYRPETRTLHLSTSLRSGQRAIRMGAQIALLEFADVIDEIIEAENVADLQTQILMRVGLANYFAAALVLPYREFLTAAETMRYDIELLTDHFAMGWESVCHRLSTLQRPRARGVPFSFVRVDRAGNMSKRQSATGFPFSRSGGTCPLWNVYEAFGAPGRVMTQVAAMPDGQRYLWIARTVTRHHGGYGQPGKTFAIGLGCETRHAGRLVYSAGMDLHATEAATPIGPGCRTCERMTCPQRAAQPIGRQLDLDENRSTFIPYPLRERDS